One part of the Chryseobacterium sp. 7 genome encodes these proteins:
- a CDS encoding alpha/beta hydrolase-fold protein, which yields MRFELYTEEKDDRPVFITGNFNSWNPKDYNFQLKQTDSSNYFIEIEDQILADEIDYKFTKGGWENVELDQYGNITPNRKVKKSAGKTSDTVQKWRLNWGPFKEEYYPIAEVISENFYIPQLDRHRKVWALLPYDYHTTDKRYPVLYLQDAQNLFSEGSGFGNWEIDKKLSILAEYGRGDLIIIAIEHGSEERIKEYIFDNDHVANGSEGKKYIRFIADTLKPFVDENYRTKKDRDNTGIGGSSLGALISIYSGFLYPEVYSKLLIFSPSLWVEPNNNFPMMNFRVPYKTKIYLYGGAQEGSKMVKRIHIFEEYLRRWEEKKLFDFEFKTNINPEGTHNEFYWSQEFPRAIEWLFYDNTENPVEVKPQQQSIKD from the coding sequence ATGAGGTTTGAACTTTATACAGAAGAAAAAGACGACAGACCGGTATTTATCACCGGAAATTTCAACAGCTGGAATCCTAAAGATTACAATTTTCAGCTCAAACAAACAGATTCCTCCAATTATTTTATAGAAATTGAAGACCAGATCCTTGCGGACGAAATTGACTACAAATTCACCAAGGGAGGCTGGGAGAATGTGGAACTGGATCAATATGGAAACATTACACCTAACCGGAAAGTAAAAAAATCAGCAGGCAAAACTTCTGATACGGTACAAAAATGGAGATTAAACTGGGGACCTTTTAAAGAAGAGTATTATCCTATAGCAGAAGTTATTTCAGAAAACTTTTATATTCCACAGCTTGACCGTCACCGCAAAGTCTGGGCGCTGCTTCCTTATGATTATCACACTACTGATAAAAGATATCCCGTTTTATACCTTCAGGATGCCCAAAATCTGTTCAGTGAAGGAAGTGGATTCGGAAATTGGGAAATCGACAAAAAACTGTCTATCCTTGCAGAATACGGACGTGGAGACCTAATCATCATTGCCATAGAACATGGTAGCGAAGAAAGAATCAAAGAATATATTTTTGATAATGATCATGTGGCCAACGGCTCTGAAGGAAAAAAATACATCCGCTTTATTGCAGATACTTTAAAACCTTTTGTAGACGAAAATTACAGAACAAAAAAAGACCGTGACAATACCGGAATCGGAGGTAGTTCATTAGGTGCTTTAATTAGTATCTACAGTGGATTTCTTTATCCGGAAGTCTATTCTAAGTTGTTAATCTTCTCTCCTTCTCTTTGGGTAGAACCCAATAACAACTTTCCGATGATGAATTTCAGGGTTCCTTATAAAACAAAAATTTACCTTTATGGCGGAGCTCAGGAAGGATCTAAAATGGTCAAAAGAATTCACATTTTTGAAGAATACCTGCGAAGATGGGAAGAGAAAAAGCTTTTTGATTTTGAATTTAAGACCAATATCAATCCGGAAGGCACTCACAATGAATTCTACTGGTCACAGGAGTTTCCAAGGGCAATAGAATGGCTGTTCTACGACAATACAGAGAATCCTGTAGAAGTAAAACCACAACAACAAAGCATTAAAGATTAG
- a CDS encoding M17 family metallopeptidase, translating into MKLINKKNKNYTQVFHLFTEEEWAKTGKNFNKNISTFFTGKKYEIFVNAHEEGITYFIGLGKSALQNFEIQQVAAKFSQTQKEKLQAVPTLALADFMNENQFEEFVKGLLAGTYNYPFDKKHPFWNAKFELHFENLSQKKLDHVSQKTEALINGQTACQEWLNKPANLKRPDSLSAYLKNLAKKYELKYTVFNRKKCEELGLGAYLAVNQGSAYDAAFTILEYKTTVKNAKTFGLVGKCVLFDTGGISIKSSANLHYMKSDMGGATAVIGALIYAAEMQLPVNIIAVLPITDNAVSEKALLPSDVITAYNGKTIEVLDTDAEGRLILADGLSYLSKNYKTDFLIDLATLTGSSVRMFGDTCAAMFSNNEELKNNLIKTGDLTNQRVWNLPLWDVWKDDIQSDVADIKNISLKPIGDCIIAAKFLEQFIENHSKWAHLDIAGVAFGNVGYAKEKAATGYGVQLLVNLIENYH; encoded by the coding sequence ATGAAACTAATCAATAAAAAAAACAAGAATTATACTCAGGTTTTTCATCTGTTTACTGAAGAAGAATGGGCTAAAACCGGTAAAAATTTCAATAAAAATATTTCCACTTTTTTTACGGGAAAGAAATACGAGATTTTTGTAAATGCTCATGAAGAAGGAATTACTTATTTCATTGGTTTAGGAAAATCTGCTTTACAAAATTTCGAAATTCAGCAGGTTGCCGCTAAGTTTTCACAGACGCAGAAAGAAAAACTACAGGCTGTACCTACTTTAGCATTGGCTGATTTCATGAATGAAAATCAGTTTGAGGAGTTTGTAAAAGGACTTCTGGCAGGAACATACAACTACCCTTTTGATAAAAAACATCCTTTCTGGAATGCAAAATTTGAGTTGCATTTTGAAAATTTAAGCCAGAAAAAATTAGACCATGTCAGCCAGAAAACAGAAGCTCTGATTAATGGTCAGACTGCTTGTCAGGAATGGCTCAACAAACCTGCGAATTTAAAAAGACCGGATAGCTTAAGCGCCTATCTTAAAAATCTGGCTAAAAAATATGAATTAAAATACACCGTTTTTAACAGAAAGAAATGTGAGGAACTTGGATTGGGAGCTTATTTAGCAGTTAATCAGGGAAGTGCTTATGATGCCGCTTTCACTATTTTAGAATATAAAACTACGGTTAAAAATGCCAAAACTTTCGGACTGGTAGGAAAATGCGTCTTGTTTGATACGGGAGGAATATCTATTAAAAGTTCTGCCAACCTTCACTATATGAAATCTGATATGGGAGGTGCTACAGCTGTTATAGGAGCTCTAATTTATGCCGCTGAAATGCAGCTTCCGGTGAATATTATTGCTGTACTTCCTATTACTGACAATGCTGTTTCAGAAAAAGCCCTTCTTCCGAGTGATGTGATCACCGCTTACAACGGAAAAACCATCGAAGTTCTGGATACTGATGCAGAGGGCCGATTGATTCTTGCAGATGGATTATCTTATCTTTCTAAAAATTACAAAACAGATTTCCTGATTGATCTGGCTACTTTAACCGGAAGCTCAGTAAGAATGTTTGGAGATACCTGCGCGGCTATGTTTTCCAATAATGAAGAATTGAAAAATAATTTGATAAAAACTGGAGATCTAACCAATCAGAGAGTTTGGAATCTTCCTTTATGGGACGTGTGGAAAGACGATATCCAGTCGGATGTGGCAGATATAAAAAACATTTCCTTAAAACCAATCGGAGACTGTATTATTGCAGCAAAATTTTTAGAACAATTCATTGAAAACCACTCTAAATGGGCACATTTGGATATTGCGGGAGTAGCCTTTGGGAATGTAGGCTATGCCAAAGAAAAAGCAGCAACAGGTTACGGGGTTCAACTCCTCGTGAATTTAATTGAAAATTATCACTAA
- a CDS encoding acetyl-CoA carboxylase biotin carboxylase subunit family protein has translation MEKKTIVCISCYYKGYDFMDEMKKLGNKIILVTSENLKEKDWPWHAIEETFYMPELKPSVWNLEHLIQGFSHLMKTRKVDAVVALDDYDVEKAALIRETFRIPGMGQTTHRYFRDKLAMRQKAKDSGISVPEFTAVFNDDEVNEFTDRVPAPWVLKPRSEASASGIKKITSKEQLYEALETLGEERHLFLLESFKPGDVYHVDSLTFNKKIVFTSASKYLAPPMQVSHEGGVFRSKTLGRYSEEFKALEEINASVLSNFGLINGATHTEFIRGKEDGKWYFLETSSRVGGAHIPDLVEASSGINIWREWAKIEDALLRGNDYDVSPPTGYYSGLIVALIKDKEPNYSSFECEEVVKFLPIDYHVGIVYKSGDASVVQERLDAAAEMIHADMLNILPPKSSKLSS, from the coding sequence ATGGAGAAGAAAACGATTGTGTGTATTTCGTGCTATTACAAGGGCTACGATTTTATGGACGAGATGAAGAAACTCGGCAATAAAATCATTCTTGTAACTTCGGAAAACCTCAAAGAAAAGGATTGGCCCTGGCATGCCATTGAGGAAACCTTTTATATGCCTGAACTTAAGCCGTCTGTATGGAATCTGGAGCATCTCATTCAGGGATTCTCACACCTGATGAAAACCAGAAAGGTGGATGCTGTAGTGGCTTTGGATGATTATGACGTAGAAAAAGCCGCATTAATCAGAGAAACATTCCGTATTCCGGGAATGGGACAGACTACACACCGATATTTCAGAGATAAACTGGCCATGCGCCAAAAAGCAAAAGATTCCGGGATCAGCGTTCCTGAATTTACAGCGGTATTTAATGATGATGAGGTGAACGAATTTACAGACCGTGTTCCTGCACCATGGGTACTGAAACCCCGTTCCGAAGCTTCTGCATCGGGAATCAAAAAAATAACTTCCAAAGAACAGCTTTATGAGGCATTAGAAACATTGGGAGAAGAACGTCATCTTTTTTTACTGGAAAGCTTTAAGCCCGGTGATGTTTACCATGTAGACAGCCTTACTTTTAATAAAAAAATTGTATTCACATCTGCTTCGAAATACCTTGCTCCTCCTATGCAGGTTTCCCATGAAGGCGGAGTATTCAGATCCAAAACTTTAGGCAGATATTCTGAAGAGTTTAAGGCGTTAGAAGAAATTAACGCCAGCGTACTTTCCAATTTCGGATTGATTAATGGCGCTACCCATACAGAATTTATCCGTGGAAAAGAAGATGGAAAATGGTACTTCCTGGAAACTTCGTCAAGGGTTGGTGGAGCTCATATTCCTGATTTGGTAGAAGCTTCAAGCGGCATTAATATCTGGAGAGAATGGGCTAAGATTGAAGACGCCCTTCTGAGAGGAAATGATTACGATGTTTCTCCTCCTACAGGATACTATTCCGGACTGATTGTAGCACTGATTAAAGATAAAGAACCGAACTACAGCAGTTTTGAATGTGAAGAAGTCGTAAAGTTTCTTCCCATAGATTATCACGTCGGAATTGTGTACAAATCCGGTGATGCATCTGTTGTACAGGAAAGACTGGACGCAGCCGCCGAAATGATTCATGCAGATATGCTGAATATTTTACCTCCAAAAAGCAGCAAGCTCAGCTCCTAA
- a CDS encoding alpha/beta hydrolase-fold protein: MPHIEHTDYYSHILGTSLKVEVTGHYGHPIIMFPTSQGQYTQNHDFHLNGSINWFIEQGKVKLYNVQTIDSWSFYDDKISPQQRIINYERYVQFLIKEFVPYIQKLHKTHRVAVAGASFGGYHAANFAFRFPDVVSHLFCLSGAFSIRNFMDGYSDEMVYFNCPREFVRNDEAWKYKHMHIVLSTSDQDICKEKNVEMAEILRLKGIDFWYDERKWIGHDWPLWRMVFPTFIGTFFS, from the coding sequence ATGCCTCATATAGAACATACAGATTATTATTCACACATATTGGGAACAAGTCTCAAGGTAGAAGTGACCGGACATTATGGTCATCCTATCATCATGTTTCCTACTTCGCAGGGACAATACACCCAAAACCATGATTTTCATCTCAACGGAAGCATCAACTGGTTTATAGAACAGGGAAAAGTAAAACTTTACAATGTGCAGACCATCGACAGCTGGAGTTTTTATGATGATAAAATCTCTCCTCAGCAAAGAATAATAAACTACGAACGATATGTACAGTTTCTGATTAAGGAATTTGTACCTTATATTCAGAAGCTTCACAAAACGCATCGTGTAGCAGTTGCCGGAGCTAGTTTCGGAGGATATCATGCTGCCAATTTTGCATTCCGGTTTCCGGATGTGGTTTCCCATCTGTTCTGCCTTTCCGGGGCTTTCAGCATAAGAAATTTCATGGATGGCTATTCTGATGAAATGGTCTATTTCAACTGTCCAAGAGAATTTGTAAGAAATGATGAAGCCTGGAAATACAAACATATGCACATTGTACTGAGTACTTCTGATCAGGACATCTGCAAAGAAAAAAATGTAGAAATGGCAGAAATTTTAAGACTAAAAGGCATAGACTTCTGGTATGACGAAAGAAAATGGATAGGCCACGACTGGCCTTTATGGAGAATGGTCTTCCCTACCTTTATAGGCACATTCTTCTCTTAA
- a CDS encoding RimK family alpha-L-glutamate ligase: MTKKVGILFGMEDTFPWAFIDKVNELGGGEIVAEPVNIDKLEQGADYGYAVIIDRISQDVPFYRAYLKNAALNGTYVINNPFWWSADEKFFNNALMSKLGIPLPKTVLLPSHERPENTSETSFRNLKFPHDWEYIFNYVGFPAYMKPHDGGGWKSVYRVENPDDLWNKLGETEQLVMMVQEEIVFDDYYRVYCLGRKYVHIMPYEPRNAPHLRYATTHQTQGKDLEKLLKTIHDYTIKMNEALGYDFNTVEFAVRDGIPYAIDFCNPAPDADRNSVGEENFAWIIEHAAKLAIEKAKEYVPGKPNIAWGTFVKDSIK, translated from the coding sequence ATGACAAAAAAAGTAGGAATTCTTTTCGGTATGGAAGACACGTTTCCCTGGGCATTTATAGACAAAGTAAATGAATTGGGAGGTGGAGAAATCGTAGCTGAACCTGTTAATATAGACAAACTGGAACAGGGCGCAGATTATGGCTATGCAGTGATCATCGACAGAATTTCGCAGGACGTTCCTTTTTACAGAGCGTATCTGAAAAACGCAGCACTTAACGGTACTTATGTGATCAACAATCCGTTTTGGTGGAGCGCGGACGAAAAATTTTTCAACAATGCCCTGATGTCTAAACTGGGAATTCCGCTTCCTAAGACTGTTCTTCTTCCGTCACACGAAAGACCGGAGAATACTTCAGAAACTTCATTCAGAAATCTTAAATTTCCACATGACTGGGAATATATTTTCAATTATGTAGGATTTCCGGCATATATGAAGCCTCACGATGGCGGCGGCTGGAAAAGTGTCTACAGAGTAGAAAACCCGGATGATCTTTGGAACAAACTAGGAGAAACGGAACAGCTGGTAATGATGGTGCAGGAAGAAATTGTCTTTGATGACTATTACAGAGTGTACTGCCTGGGCAGAAAATATGTTCATATTATGCCTTATGAACCGAGAAATGCACCTCATTTGAGATATGCAACTACTCACCAGACCCAAGGAAAAGATCTTGAGAAATTGCTGAAAACCATTCATGATTATACCATTAAAATGAATGAAGCTTTAGGCTATGATTTCAATACAGTAGAATTTGCCGTAAGAGACGGAATTCCTTATGCCATCGACTTCTGTAACCCGGCTCCGGATGCCGACAGAAATTCTGTAGGAGAAGAAAACTTTGCATGGATTATAGAGCATGCTGCCAAACTGGCTATAGAAAAAGCTAAAGAATATGTTCCGGGGAAACCTAACATTGCCTGGGGAACCTTTGTAAAAGATTCCATAAAATAA
- a CDS encoding carboxylate-amine ligase yields the protein MHHQFTIGIEEEYQIIDVESRDLVSHVSKIIEGGKAVLSENLKHEMHESMIEMETGICQNIQEARAELTNLRRHLINTAHEQGLRVSGGGTHPFSHWSDNSITQGERYIKIVDDMGDVARENLIFGLHVHIGIPNREEGVRIQNVMRYFLPHVYALSTNSPFWIGRYTGFKSYRQEIFVKFPRTGIPSYFNSLAEFDSYVDLLVKTGTIDNAKKIWWDLRVHPFYPTIEFRICDMPLRIDETVCLAAIMQCLVAKIYKLHQQNLSFRSYRRLLLNENKWRASKSGIEAHLIDFGKEESVPYPHLLKELLEFIDDVVDDLGCRNEVEYAWKILENGTGADRQLQIFKETGDLTKVVDYMISETEYGITHGEPAS from the coding sequence ATGCATCATCAGTTTACTATTGGAATTGAAGAAGAATATCAGATCATTGATGTTGAAAGCAGAGATCTTGTTTCTCACGTTTCAAAGATCATTGAAGGTGGTAAAGCTGTTTTAAGTGAAAATTTAAAGCACGAAATGCACGAATCCATGATTGAAATGGAAACGGGCATCTGCCAGAATATTCAGGAAGCAAGAGCTGAATTAACGAATTTAAGACGTCATCTTATCAATACCGCACATGAGCAGGGACTTCGTGTTTCCGGAGGAGGTACTCACCCTTTTTCACACTGGTCAGATAACAGCATCACTCAAGGAGAAAGATATATCAAGATTGTGGATGATATGGGGGATGTAGCCCGTGAAAACCTTATTTTCGGACTGCATGTTCATATTGGAATTCCCAATCGTGAAGAAGGCGTAAGAATTCAGAACGTTATGCGGTATTTCCTTCCTCACGTGTATGCCCTTTCTACCAATTCACCATTCTGGATTGGAAGATACACAGGTTTCAAATCGTACAGACAGGAAATTTTCGTAAAATTCCCAAGAACCGGTATCCCGAGCTATTTTAATTCACTGGCGGAATTTGACAGCTATGTAGATCTTCTGGTAAAAACAGGAACCATAGACAATGCAAAAAAAATATGGTGGGATCTGCGCGTTCACCCGTTCTATCCTACGATTGAATTCAGAATTTGTGATATGCCACTGAGAATTGATGAAACCGTATGTCTTGCGGCCATCATGCAGTGTTTAGTTGCCAAAATTTACAAACTTCACCAGCAGAATCTGAGCTTCAGAAGCTACAGAAGACTGCTTTTGAATGAAAATAAATGGCGTGCCTCCAAAAGTGGTATTGAAGCCCATCTGATTGATTTTGGGAAAGAAGAATCTGTGCCTTATCCGCATTTACTGAAAGAACTTCTTGAGTTTATTGATGATGTAGTAGACGACTTAGGATGCCGTAATGAAGTGGAGTATGCATGGAAGATCCTTGAAAACGGTACCGGAGCAGACAGACAGCTTCAGATCTTTAAGGAAACCGGGGATCTGACGAAAGTTGTTGATTATATGATCTCTGAAACAGAGTATGGTATTACCCATGGTGAACCTGCTTCATAA
- a CDS encoding type 1 glutamine amidotransferase encodes MKDIRIALLDMNNNHVNQGFRNIKEISEAFQQSSEENVMIKTFDVRFKDEMPEIEDFDIFISSGGPGNPHREGLAWEDRFSHFLDSVLEHNKYSEDKKYLFLICHSFQLASIHWDLGNICKRKSYSFGVMPVHKTDEGKEEFLFKNLQDPFYAVDSRAYQFIEPNHERFEELGMTVMAIEKFRPHINLERAVMAVRFSEEIFGTQFHPEASPEALIENLKDEKNREAMIENFGMEKYLETVDRIDDEDKIILTRNQILPRFLQFAKKNILKEAESLA; translated from the coding sequence ATGAAAGATATTCGAATTGCTCTGCTGGACATGAACAACAATCATGTAAATCAAGGCTTTAGAAACATTAAAGAAATTTCAGAAGCATTTCAGCAGAGCTCTGAAGAAAATGTGATGATCAAGACATTTGATGTGAGATTTAAAGATGAAATGCCGGAGATCGAAGATTTTGATATTTTCATTTCTTCCGGTGGTCCGGGAAATCCACATCGTGAAGGTCTGGCATGGGAAGATAGGTTTTCTCATTTTCTAGACTCTGTTTTAGAACATAATAAATACAGTGAGGATAAAAAGTATCTATTCCTGATCTGCCATTCATTTCAATTGGCAAGCATTCACTGGGATTTGGGAAATATCTGCAAAAGAAAGTCTTACTCTTTCGGGGTAATGCCTGTTCATAAAACAGACGAAGGCAAAGAGGAATTTTTATTCAAAAATCTTCAGGATCCCTTTTATGCTGTAGATTCCAGAGCTTATCAGTTTATTGAGCCTAATCATGAACGTTTTGAAGAACTTGGAATGACCGTTATGGCGATTGAAAAATTCCGTCCACATATCAATCTGGAAAGAGCGGTAATGGCGGTTCGTTTTTCGGAAGAAATATTCGGAACTCAGTTTCATCCGGAAGCAAGCCCTGAAGCTCTGATTGAAAATCTGAAAGATGAAAAAAACAGAGAAGCTATGATTGAAAACTTCGGAATGGAAAAATATCTTGAAACCGTAGACAGGATAGATGATGAGGACAAAATCATTCTGACCAGAAATCAGATCCTTCCGAGATTCCTTCAGTTTGCAAAAAAAAACATTTTGAAAGAAGCTGAATCTTTGGCTTAA
- the ampC gene encoding class C beta-lactamase encodes MRNLKNISVAVLCLSFLSSCNNPKKNETSDFDNYLDALVQPVMEKNDIPGLSIAITVNGKHTFFNYGLASKADKIEVTNKTLFELGSVSKTFTATLASLSQVNGTLNLSDPVSKYMPEIKNPAFDQIKLYNLGTHTAGGFTLQLPDEITNNEQLINYYNKWKPDYPAGTQRMYTNPSIGLLGVIAGKTFKQPFTKAMTQNVFIKMGLNNTFYEVPAENMSQYAFGYSKNDEPIRVNPGVLANEAYGVKSCTQDMITFVDANMGIGNIDSKLSAAIMNTHTGYFNTAEMTQDLIWEQYNYPVTLEQLQKGNSADMAFKPNPVKEILPHQKPKLDVLINKTGATNGFGAYVMYVPTKKIGIVILANKNYPNSERIDIAYKILSYIEKAEKL; translated from the coding sequence ATGCGAAATTTAAAAAACATATCTGTTGCAGTATTATGTTTATCTTTTTTATCAAGCTGTAATAATCCAAAGAAAAATGAGACCTCAGATTTTGACAATTATTTGGACGCCTTGGTACAGCCCGTGATGGAAAAAAATGATATCCCTGGATTAAGTATTGCCATAACAGTAAATGGTAAACATACTTTTTTCAATTACGGACTGGCTTCAAAAGCAGACAAAATAGAAGTTACCAATAAAACTTTATTCGAGCTGGGTTCTGTAAGCAAAACATTCACGGCTACTTTAGCCAGTTTATCACAAGTGAATGGAACGCTTAACTTATCTGATCCTGTAAGTAAATATATGCCCGAAATTAAAAATCCAGCTTTTGACCAGATAAAACTTTACAATCTCGGAACGCATACAGCCGGTGGATTTACATTGCAGCTACCTGATGAAATTACTAATAATGAACAACTCATTAATTACTATAATAAATGGAAGCCGGATTATCCGGCAGGTACCCAAAGAATGTACACTAATCCAAGCATTGGCCTTCTGGGTGTTATTGCCGGAAAAACATTCAAACAGCCTTTCACCAAAGCAATGACCCAAAATGTCTTCATTAAAATGGGGTTGAATAATACTTTTTATGAAGTACCTGCTGAAAATATGAGTCAATATGCATTCGGTTATAGTAAAAATGATGAACCAATTCGTGTAAATCCGGGAGTTTTGGCAAATGAAGCTTATGGAGTAAAATCATGTACACAGGATATGATTACTTTTGTAGACGCCAATATGGGAATTGGAAACATTGACAGTAAATTATCCGCAGCCATAATGAATACACATACCGGTTATTTTAATACCGCAGAAATGACTCAAGATCTGATTTGGGAACAATATAATTATCCGGTAACACTGGAACAGCTTCAAAAGGGAAATTCCGCGGATATGGCTTTCAAGCCTAATCCTGTGAAAGAAATTCTTCCGCATCAAAAACCGAAACTTGATGTTTTAATCAATAAAACCGGAGCTACCAATGGTTTTGGAGCGTATGTAATGTATGTTCCTACGAAAAAAATTGGTATCGTAATTCTTGCGAATAAAAATTATCCTAATTCTGAAAGGATTGATATTGCTTATAAAATCTTATCCTATATAGAAAAAGCTGAAAAGCTATAA
- a CDS encoding tetratricopeptide repeat protein, giving the protein MKKAFFIFFLYFSVQSYSQNYPPAKLDSITTIYKNRGEYEKVFQYNIEALRHYKENNNSEGESLANINIANALSTFDEHQKSLHYLDEAGKQLKLINNNGLNARLCNEIARNYAFLGLYNQANIQLNKSIEYLKHAPDTQENRNALFFVYIWKWSNFEDLKQPDSINMMRRKGLKDFPNEPKIYVRIAEQFLSKKQHLDSIEYYLNKASVLAVKNNSSLHAFGAIATRRGNLYTLKKDYPKALEYYQESLPIYLKINRGADIINTYKKIYETYLALHDLPKANEYLTKYTELNDSIQSGERKAVASVVNNFAIEQEKEKNNLYLIIAAITGIALVSLTAVFMIRKRNKNKNKRRDELLEEQNKLITEKIVETDQLKRKVDTSINDLAEMATSNNPFFISKFKEVYPEFYEKLTSQYPELTNHDIKFIAYVRLNLTNKEIGQCSNVTVRAVETKKYRLKKKLELPTDMDLGTWVLEL; this is encoded by the coding sequence ATGAAAAAGGCATTTTTTATTTTCTTTCTTTATTTTTCTGTACAGTCTTATTCTCAAAATTATCCTCCTGCAAAGCTGGATAGTATCACAACGATCTATAAAAACAGAGGAGAATATGAAAAGGTGTTTCAGTACAATATTGAAGCGCTCCGACATTATAAAGAAAATAATAATTCCGAAGGAGAATCTTTAGCCAATATTAATATCGCCAATGCACTTTCTACATTTGATGAGCACCAGAAAAGCCTTCATTATCTGGATGAGGCTGGAAAACAGCTTAAATTAATTAATAACAATGGCCTGAACGCCAGACTGTGTAATGAAATTGCAAGAAACTATGCTTTTTTAGGCCTATATAATCAGGCTAATATTCAGCTTAATAAATCTATAGAATATCTGAAGCATGCTCCTGATACACAAGAGAACAGAAACGCTTTGTTTTTTGTATACATCTGGAAGTGGTCTAATTTTGAAGATTTAAAACAGCCGGATTCTATTAACATGATGCGGAGAAAAGGGTTGAAAGATTTTCCCAATGAACCCAAGATCTATGTAAGAATTGCAGAGCAATTTTTATCTAAAAAGCAACATCTAGATTCTATAGAATACTACCTGAATAAGGCATCTGTGTTAGCTGTAAAAAATAACAGTTCACTTCACGCTTTCGGAGCCATTGCCACAAGACGCGGAAATCTGTATACGCTGAAAAAAGATTATCCAAAGGCTCTTGAATATTATCAGGAATCTTTACCCATCTATCTGAAAATAAACCGGGGTGCAGATATTATAAACACGTATAAGAAGATTTATGAAACCTATCTGGCCTTACATGATCTTCCAAAAGCGAATGAATATCTTACAAAATATACTGAGCTTAACGACAGCATTCAGTCCGGAGAAAGAAAAGCGGTGGCTTCTGTTGTGAATAATTTTGCTATTGAACAGGAAAAAGAGAAGAATAATCTTTATCTTATTATCGCTGCCATTACAGGTATTGCCTTGGTGTCTCTTACTGCTGTATTTATGATCCGGAAACGGAATAAAAACAAAAATAAAAGAAGAGATGAGTTGCTTGAAGAACAGAATAAACTCATTACTGAGAAAATAGTAGAAACAGATCAGCTGAAAAGGAAAGTAGATACTTCCATTAATGATCTGGCTGAAATGGCCACATCCAATAATCCTTTTTTCATAAGTAAGTTTAAAGAAGTGTATCCTGAATTTTATGAAAAGCTGACTTCACAATATCCCGAACTTACCAATCATGATATAAAATTTATCGCTTATGTAAGGCTTAATCTTACCAATAAAGAAATCGGACAGTGCAGTAATGTAACGGTAAGAGCTGTTGAAACCAAGAAATACAGGCTTAAAAAGAAACTCGAATTACCCACAGACATGGACTTAGGGACTTGGGTTTTGGAGTTATAA